The Apium graveolens cultivar Ventura chromosome 11, ASM990537v1, whole genome shotgun sequence genome has a window encoding:
- the LOC141697651 gene encoding uncharacterized protein LOC141697651, with translation MNQSPVAIPIAPRRRWLNKLPAYASRIYFFLIFLQIPLFRIQCRSGMCRTPMEVTASQLIASDIFPVPVVKTLLYPGAIVNGLVSNMTVPRWGEVLKIYNLTDAKEASPVPDLQRLEVLAGSYFSVAGALIGIMKPGRMSMFGTLLIIWGLVKEGILGKSASTDPTKAVFVYPTILIAVVCAFSSIKYDAKRITKSATARPAAQPLKSSKKSKLR, from the exons atgaaTCAATCTCCCGTAGCAATCCCCATCGCCCCAAGAAGAAGATGGTTAAATAAGTTACCTGCATACGCATCTCGCATCTATTTCTTCCTCATCTTCCTTCAGATTCCTCTTTTCAG GATACAATGTAGGTCTGGAATGTGTAGAACACCAATGGAAGTCACGGCTTCTCAGTTGATAGCAAGTGATATCTTTCCTGTTCCTGTAGTGAAGACCCTTCTTTACCCTGGGGCCATTGTAAATGGTCTTGTCAGTAACATGACAGTACCAAGATGGGGCGAGGTGTTAAAAATTTACAACTTGACTGATGCAAAGGAGGCTTCTCCAGTGCCTGATCTGCAGCGCTTGGAG GTTCTGGCTGGAAGCTACTTTTCTGTAGCAGGAGCTTTGATCGGTATTATGAAACCTGGGAGGATGAGCATGTTTGGGACTCTTCTAATCATTTGGGGGCTTGTTAAAGAAGGGATACTAGGGAAATCAGCTAGCACAGACCCTACCAAGGCTGTTTTTGTCTACCCAACCATCTTGATTGCGGTGGTTTGTGCTTTCTCCTCCATCAAGTACGATGCAAAAAGGATTACAAAAAGTGCCACCGCTCGCCCTGCTGCACAGCCTTTAAAGAGCTCGAAAAAGTCAAAGCTGAGATGA
- the LOC141697870 gene encoding uncharacterized protein LOC141697870: MVLSKHAHSLFCKHLYLKIKPSRCLYHSLREHQVQNLPSKWYEKEYPMLLKLTHLLKDLDLMDGKLVNINDNASVFDDNLLSKIQEFKSIVRTYIGYSETQASLKLVLMSAEPGLEPRLLFSKACERQPMIVNSLTKVCNFLDISAQRRKAVRLSITPQVTQHQIWAGAIVETLKALKSDMDVLSQQGIGKVDNIGQQVVVTCLKFLDTATSYDPESTSWMRPAPAKVITPPASQKWEDVLEMFNDLISCLRNEKELALHLAKLEVMKEGLSQIKDVLIDKNIGYRETRYQESLVSKKLSKTLGHSSPCLFTLLLYYLYGNVKDIEVELCGGVNCNEGGNQHCLYMGKILILDEERMVWSAVKQLDRALGLFKLVWETSGMKESLEVQGHLWCVGAETRLLTYKGNMFFVHGIGL, encoded by the coding sequence ATGGTGTTGTCTAAACATGCTCACAGCCTTTTCTGTAAACACTTATACCTCAAAATCAAACCAAGTAGATGTTTGTATCACAGCTTAAGAGAACATCAGGTACAGAATTTACCGTCGAAATGGTACGAAAAGGAGTATCCAATGCTATTAAAATTGACCCATTTGTTGAAAGATTTGGACTTAATGGATGGAAAGCTAGTTAACATCAATGACAATGCATCAGTTTTTGATGACAATCTTTTGAGTAAAATCCAGGAGTTTAAGTCCATTGTTAGGACATATATAGGGTATTCTGAGACACAAGCATCGCTAAAATTGGTTTTGATGTCAGCAGAACCAGGATTAGAACCGCGGTTGTTGTTTAGTAAGGCGTGTGAAAGGCAGCCTATGATTGTGAATTCGCTCACTAAAGTGTGCAATTTCTTGGACATTTCTGCGCAAAGAAGGAAAGCAGTGCGGTTGTCGATAACTCCACAGGTTACGCAGCATCAGATATGGGCTGGTGCTATTGTGGAGACACTTAAAGCGCTAAAGTCCGATATGGATGTTTTGAGTCAGCAGGGTATTGGCAAAGTTGATAACATAGGACAGCAAGTAGTTGTTACTTGTTTAAAGTTCTTAGACACAGCAACTTCTTATGATCCCGAGTCCACTTCTTGGATGCGACCAGCGCCTGCCAAAGTGATAACTCCGCCTGCTTCGCAGAAATGGGAAGATGTTCTTGAGATGTTTAATGATCTAATCAGTTGCTTGAGGAATGAAAAAGAGCTAGCTTTACATCTTGCGAAACTTGAGGTCATGAAAGAAGGACTCTCTCAGATCAAGGATGTTTTGATTGATAAAAATATTGGATACAGGGAAACTCGTTACCAAGAAAGTTTGGTATCAAAGAAACTATCGAAGACATTAGGTCACTCATCTCCCTGCTTGTTCACACTTCTATTGTATTATCTCTATGGCAATGTAAAAGATATTGAAGTAGAGCTCTGCGGTGGGGTCAATTGTAATGAAGGAGGGAATCAGCATTGCTTGTACATGGGGAAAATTTTGATATTAGACGAGGAGAGAATGGTTTGGAGTGCAGTGAAGCAGCTAGATAGAGCTCTTGGACTGTTCAAGCTCGTGTGGGAAACGTCAGGTATGAAAGAATCTTTAGAGGTACAAGGTCATTTATGGTGTGTTGGAGCAGAGACACGGTTACTTACTTATAAAGGTAATATGTTCTTTGTGCATGGTATCGGTCTCTGA
- the LOC141698561 gene encoding tRNA (cytosine(38)-C(5))-methyltransferase 2 isoform X2, with protein MEPWRVLEFYSGIGGMGNIQNLSAADLDRYKANVWLLSPPCQPYTRQGLQKDSGDARASSFLKIIELIPQTSQPPLMLFVENVVGFETSDTHSKMLDMLEQNQFTTQEFILSPLQFGVPYSRPRYFCLAKRKPLFFRSVVSNKQLVLDPSPLLRHDEDMISGGDQLQRNSDNLPTTCEPIESFLEQRCFSDPVNLESSCLPADISKSSEVEEKLVSGTLNQYVVPSSLIERWGSAMDIVFPESKRCCCFTKSYYRYVKGTGSLLSTAQMQPQIKDKTSVLMELGLRYFTPREVANLHSFPKEFQFPENTSLRQRYALLGNSLSVAVVASLLSYLFSEP; from the exons ATGGAGCCATGGAGAGTTCTTGAATTCTACAGTGGCATTGGTGGCATG GGTAACATTCAGAACTTGAGTGCAGCTGATCTTGACAGATATAAGGCGAACGTGTGGCTTCTATCTCCTCCTTGCCAGCCATACACTCGACAAG GTCTACAGAAAGACTCCGGTGATGCTAGGGCATCCTCTTTCTTGAAGATAATTGAACTTATACCACAAACTTCACAGCCTCCACTCATGCTGTTTGTTGAGAATGTGGTTGGATTTGAG ACATCTGATACACACAGCAAAATGCTGGACATGTTGGAACAAAATCAGTTTACAACACAAGAGTTTATTTTGAGTCCTTTGCAGTTCGGTGTGCCATATTCCAGGCCTCGTTATTTTTGCCTG GCTAAAAGAAAACCTTTGTTTTTTCGGAGCGTGGTGTCAAACAAACAACTGGTTTTGGACCCAAGTCCATTACTTAGGCATGATGAAGATATGATCAGTGGAGGTGACCAATTACAAAGGAATAGTGATAATTTGCCTACAACTTGTGAGCCCATTGAAAGTTTTTTGGAGCAACGGTGCTTCAGCGATCCAGTGAATCTGGAATCAAGTTGTTTACCAGCTGATATATCCAAGAGTTCTGAAGTTGAAGAAAAACTTGTTTCTGGCACTTTGAACCAATATGTCGTGCCATCAAGCTTAATAGAGAGATGGGGCAGTGCCATGG ATATCGTGTTTCCTGAATCTAAGCGTTGTTGTTGCTTTACAAAGAGTTACTATAGATATGTCAAGGGAACAGGATCTCTTCTGTCAACTGCCCAG ATGCAGCCTCAGATTAAGGATAAGACATCTGTGTTGATGGAGTTGGGTCTTAGATACTTTACCCCCCGGGAG GTTGCCAATTTGCATTCCTTTCCAAAGGAATTCCAGTTTCCTGAAAACACAAGCCTTCGCCAACG ATACGCATTGCTTGGAAACAGCTTGAGCGTAGCAGTGGTTGCTTCGTTGCTTTCCTATCTATTTAGTGAACCGTAG
- the LOC141698561 gene encoding tRNA (cytosine(38)-C(5))-methyltransferase 2 isoform X1 gives MEPWRVLEFYSGIGGMRYSLVKAGVKAQFVEAFDINDLANDVYQHNFGSRPYQGNIQNLSAADLDRYKANVWLLSPPCQPYTRQGLQKDSGDARASSFLKIIELIPQTSQPPLMLFVENVVGFETSDTHSKMLDMLEQNQFTTQEFILSPLQFGVPYSRPRYFCLAKRKPLFFRSVVSNKQLVLDPSPLLRHDEDMISGGDQLQRNSDNLPTTCEPIESFLEQRCFSDPVNLESSCLPADISKSSEVEEKLVSGTLNQYVVPSSLIERWGSAMDIVFPESKRCCCFTKSYYRYVKGTGSLLSTAQMQPQIKDKTSVLMELGLRYFTPREVANLHSFPKEFQFPENTSLRQRYALLGNSLSVAVVASLLSYLFSEP, from the exons ATGGAGCCATGGAGAGTTCTTGAATTCTACAGTGGCATTGGTGGCATG AGATATTCTTTAGTGAAGGCTGGTGTGAAAGCCCAGTTTGTTGAAGCTTTTGATATTAATGACTTGGCCAATGATGTTTACCAACACAATTTTGGCTCTCGACCCTATCAA GGTAACATTCAGAACTTGAGTGCAGCTGATCTTGACAGATATAAGGCGAACGTGTGGCTTCTATCTCCTCCTTGCCAGCCATACACTCGACAAG GTCTACAGAAAGACTCCGGTGATGCTAGGGCATCCTCTTTCTTGAAGATAATTGAACTTATACCACAAACTTCACAGCCTCCACTCATGCTGTTTGTTGAGAATGTGGTTGGATTTGAG ACATCTGATACACACAGCAAAATGCTGGACATGTTGGAACAAAATCAGTTTACAACACAAGAGTTTATTTTGAGTCCTTTGCAGTTCGGTGTGCCATATTCCAGGCCTCGTTATTTTTGCCTG GCTAAAAGAAAACCTTTGTTTTTTCGGAGCGTGGTGTCAAACAAACAACTGGTTTTGGACCCAAGTCCATTACTTAGGCATGATGAAGATATGATCAGTGGAGGTGACCAATTACAAAGGAATAGTGATAATTTGCCTACAACTTGTGAGCCCATTGAAAGTTTTTTGGAGCAACGGTGCTTCAGCGATCCAGTGAATCTGGAATCAAGTTGTTTACCAGCTGATATATCCAAGAGTTCTGAAGTTGAAGAAAAACTTGTTTCTGGCACTTTGAACCAATATGTCGTGCCATCAAGCTTAATAGAGAGATGGGGCAGTGCCATGG ATATCGTGTTTCCTGAATCTAAGCGTTGTTGTTGCTTTACAAAGAGTTACTATAGATATGTCAAGGGAACAGGATCTCTTCTGTCAACTGCCCAG ATGCAGCCTCAGATTAAGGATAAGACATCTGTGTTGATGGAGTTGGGTCTTAGATACTTTACCCCCCGGGAG GTTGCCAATTTGCATTCCTTTCCAAAGGAATTCCAGTTTCCTGAAAACACAAGCCTTCGCCAACG ATACGCATTGCTTGGAAACAGCTTGAGCGTAGCAGTGGTTGCTTCGTTGCTTTCCTATCTATTTAGTGAACCGTAG
- the LOC141696170 gene encoding xylan glycosyltransferase MUCI21-like, with translation MLQNKIVVQDKTATIRPYAWQRSKKVLKNTTPVQIIHRNITGLPDCQYIHTIPAVIFSSSGFIGNLFHEFNEVIIPLFITSRHFQSNVQFILSDYRPSFMRRYAQILSHLSSYQVMNPGANESIHCFPAGVVVGLKFHTYLSINTSSNINPGGYSMLNFKQFLRESYNIKEIHMDTKRPKLFLISRVNSRKFLNEEEMVNTMEDLGFDVFIGRPNQMSNLTKISKLVSSSSVMVGAHGAGLTNELFLPVGAVMIQVVPLGLEWASTAYFGKPARVMGLHYLEYKIQPEESSLINMYRRDDPVIVNPQSIFAKSFRAGRDLYISGQNLKIDIRRFRKTLVEARQLIERDSLAP, from the coding sequence ATGCTACAAAATAAGATCGTTGTACAAGATAAAACAGCCACAATTCGACCATATGCATGGCAACGTTcaaagaaagtattgaaaaataCAACACCTGTTCAGATTATACATCGAAACATTACCGGTTTACCGGACTGTCAGTACATTCATACTATCCCAGCAGTTATATTCTCCTCCAGTGGCTTCATAGGAAACTTATTCCATGAATTTAATGAGGTTATCATCCCTTTATTCATCACATCTCGTCACTTTCAGTCCAATGTACAATTCATACTTTCAGACTATCGCCCTTCATTTATGAGGAGATATGCACAAATTTTATCACATTTATCGAGTTATCAAGTTATGAATCCGGGTGCAAATGAAAGTATCCATTGCTTCCCTGCTGGAGTTGTGGTTGGACTCAAGTTCCATACTTATCTGTCTATAAATACTTCTAGCAATATAAATCCGGGAGGCTACTCCATGTTAAACTTCAAACAGTTTCTAAGAGAATCATACAATATCAAGGAAATTCATATGGATACAAAAAGGCCCAAGTTATTTTTAATCTCTCGAGTAAATTCAAGAAAATTCTTGAATGAAGAAGAAATGGTAAACACAATGGAAGACTTAGGCTTTGACGTATTCATTGGAAGGCCTAATCAGATGTCCAATTtaacaaaaatttcaaaactgGTAAGCTCAAGCAGTGTTATGGTTGGAGCTCATGGCGCTGGCTTAACAAACGAATTATTTTTGCCGGTAGGTGCAGTAATGATCCAAGTGGTGCCATTGGGGCTTGAATGGGCATCGACCGCTTATTTTGGTAAACCAGCACGAGTGATGGGACTTCATTACTTGGAGTACAAAATTCAACCCGAGGAGAGCTCACTCATCAATATGTACCGTCGTGACGATCCCGTGATTGTGAATCCACAGTCAATATTTGCTAAGAGTTTCAGAGCTGGCCGAGATTTATATATAAGTGGCCAGAATTTGAAGATTGATATTCGTAGATTTAGAAAGACTCTTGTTGAGGCACGTCAACTTATTGAACGTGATAGTTTAGCTCCTTGA